A genomic stretch from Poecile atricapillus isolate bPoeAtr1 chromosome 10, bPoeAtr1.hap1, whole genome shotgun sequence includes:
- the FANCA gene encoding Fanconi anemia group A protein isoform X2 encodes MAGAGGRSWRDLLAGRARKRKSSLGSEAELQEAALRLLDRHQNLGDLLLEVGDSAKPDVQDGAEHQGVSPGSFIVSVLQEQASKLGVPTATLAAKNAIANVERICQDSASPSRVPLLNSDQRKRLSCLLQTVKDLLANNVFCRSLFCQEMWKMKEPPVLEAVWHLHSADIAGLAELLERSPAGPAAVEWLCSSLCGLCEQAGDIPCGDMELAQRILSDFAIVFLQNGFEQASELGRKVEFQKVSYICRAVLQRMLAWVLDAVGKEKQEDVSMVQAARFWLNVFNVSLYGSVAHPDSLRQFFRHTLTEVLTYNPVLKVSDAIQMQKEWSFTRTSPLLTALYRKLLVAFSVKESICQLQQVLETHEVNWQHVLSCVSTLVVCQAEAEQLFKDLLSHLLLKAFGNYDMENMITAFLIARQAALEGPAVFMPYSEWFKASFGNAGGHHGSSKKTLVFLFEFLSELVPFEAAPYLKVHIMYPPFVPTKHRSLLLEYITLAKTRLADLKVAIEDMGLYEDLSAADEAVQPQAQALRDVEKALQIFENTKKIPTSVIEASIFRRPYYTSWFLPALLRPRVVSTWLFSLPLPSAVCLCTDNLPLTWPFPLLQLPKTPDGHMAFIDSLKRADKIPSNLYSTYLQACQAMKEKVLQDDSKAEPSHSKEPFEQLKAELAELRTLVVDQAQWEDVAAQLAAVSDRLRGVLGDSSEDNEAAPFNSPVQVAVPGPRLAPCHQSVVDLLLTSFCQTLLAASSFNPPDRQGPCLSLLVKMMCGHRNLLPALLGRLCQLIYHQGPSLHATHILGLAAFVIHLSECRALIPGVEADFGVSQAVPGKALSVSEYWSSLLVCRTEESFAFCLRFCTAAAAYLMCKFSSCSHEEFCALIPPGLIKKLQYLVPRLSLEARGILCQEANTALSWTSLSCPSLNDRRASLCLWRQAQFQELLKEKAFQLSFREWLLMELEVCPEKDILSASERQDFHYWAIYQRYLPAPSAAGGCDGDLEKACGVIINAILDSSQRLDLGGCGQSKMSVSPEILCRLQELVLELRCRPKLFPGCSPARRHVVLEVLQGRLRGRQHGSALGEQLWRQQELLLHRRILVGLPASALVTTCWRGNKTVLDCDSFFCFVNSELKNVCSRGYALSYDITAHFFRGLLNASLDCEDAAEGVSEALTTCQTQCPVVLLSAAFWWPRLEPGLCCQWKRLFGAPLAQELDRLRGWHGSSTRFLCSGAAFPVSDPPWLSAAFLHGAILQQSPRGRGRQALERLGTDAEQLLVALLFFSLLDLISARIAPKEGVDFQTSLEWSLEILQCLEERGTSWPLLFHSAERDPGQCRVLRSAASDRHTRLLPLAFCSLTPCFQRELLQREPTFLSVALQMYIQLLQLFVEGQVLSQSDQDLTEHDPLELISAARRFLLGAIPHCPAQSFGSTQPLLSACEGLDPELAATLLHFSRPAVDMELEEELELF; translated from the exons ATGGCGGGCGCGGGCGGGAGGAGCTGGCGGGATCTGCTCG CAGGGAGAgccaggaagaggaaaagctcCCTTGGGAGcgaagcagagctgcaggaagcgGCTCTGCGGCTGCTGGATCGCCACCAGAACCTGGGTGACCTTCTCCTGGAG GTGGGAGATTCAGCCAAGCCAGATGTGCAGGATGGGGCAGAGCACCAGGGAGTGTCACCAGGGTCATTTATAG TCTCTGTTCTGCAGGAACAGGCCTCAAAACTGGGTGTGCCCACAGCAACCTTGGCAGCCAAAAATGCCATTGCCAACGTGGAGAGGATCTGCCAGGATTCTGCCAGCCCCTCAAGAGTCCCACTGCTCAACTCTGACCAGAGA AAGAGGTTGTCCTGCTTGCTTCAGACTGTGAAGGATTTGCTGGCAAACAACGTGTTCTGTCGCTCCCTCTTCTGCcaggaaatgtggaaaatgaaG GAGCCCCCGGTGCTGGAAGCCGTGTGGCACCTGCACAGTGCTGACATCGctggcctggcagagctgctggagag GAGCCCAGCAGGCCCAGCAGCAGTGGagtggctctgcagcagcctctgtggCCTCTGTGAGCAGGCTGGGGACATCCCCTGTGGGGACATGGAGCTGGCACAACGAATTCTCTCAG ACTTTGCCATCGTGTTTCTTCAGAATGGCTTTGAGCAGGCTTcggagctgggaaggaaagTGGAATTCCAGAAGGTTTCCTAT ATCTGCCGTGCTGTCTTACAGAGAATGCTGGCAT GGGTGCTTGATGCTGTTGGTAAAGAGAAGCAGGAAGATGTTTCCATGGTGCAGGCTGCGAGGTTCTG GCTGAATGTGTTCAACGTGTCACTTTATGGAAGTGTGGCTCACCCGGATTCCTTGAGGCAGTTTTTCAGACACACCCTGACTGAGGTTCTCACCTACAACCCCGTGCTGAAAG TGTCTGATGCCATCCAGATGCAGAAGGAGTGGAGCTTTACCAGGACTTCTcccctgctcacagctctgtACCGCAAG CTGTTGGTGGCATTCAGTGTGAAGGAATCCATCTGCCAGCTGCAGCAAGTCCTGGAGACCCACGAGGTGAACTGGCAGCACGTCCTGTCCTGTGTGTCCACGCTGGTGGTGTGCCAGGCTgaggctgagcagctcttcaAGG ATCTACTGAGCCATCTCCTGCTAAAGGCCTTTGGGAATTATGACATGGAAAACATGATCACTGCGTTCCTGATCGCTCGTCAGGCTGCTCTGGAGGGCCCTGCTGTCTTCATGCCTTACTCAGAGTGGTTTAAG GCTTCCTTTGGGAATGCTGGTGGCCACCATGGGAGCAGTAAGAAAACTCTGGTcttcctctttgagttcctgtCGGAGCTGGTGCCCTTTGAAGCTGCGCCGTACCTGAAG GTGCACATCATGTACCCACCTTTTGTGCCCACAAAGCACCGCTCCCTGCTCTTGGAGTACATCACCCTGGCTAAAACCCGACTGGCCGACCTCAAG GTGGCCATAGAAGACATGGGGCTCTATGAAGACCTCTCTGCTGCCGATGAGGCTGTGCAG CCCCAGGCCCAGGCACTCCGTGATGTTGAAAAGGCCCTTCAGATATTTGAAAACACAAAGAAGATCCCAACTTCTGTGATAGAAGCCAG cattttcagacGACCATATTACACTTCCTGGTTCcttccagctttgctcaggCCCCGTGTGGTCAGTACTTGGCTTTTTTCTCTGCCCCTCCCAtcagctgtgtgtttgtgcacaGATAATTTGCCCCTGACCTGGCCTTTTCCTCTCTTGCAGCTCCCTAAAACCCCAGATGGACACATGGCTTTTATAGACTCCTTAAAGAG AGCTGATAAAATACCTTCAAACTTGTACTCCACATACCTGCAAGCCTGTCAGGCTATGAAAGAGAAGGTGTTACAag ATGACTccaaagcagagcccagccaTTCCAAAGAGCCTTTTGAGCAGCTGAAGGCTGAGCTAGCTGAGCTCAGGACTCTGGTTGTGGACCAGGCTCAGTGGGAAG ATGTGGCAGCTCAGCTTGCCGCGGTTTCCGACAGACTCCGCGGTGTCCTGGGTGACAGCAGCGAGGACAATGAAGCTGCTCCTTTCAATTCCCCGGTCCAAGTGGCTGTCCCAGGCCCCAGGCTGGCACCCTGCCACCAGAGC GTTGTTGATCTTCTGCTGACATCATTCTGCCAAACCCTACTAGCTGCTTCCTCTTTTAACCCTCCTGACAG GCAGGGCCCGTGCCTCTCCCTGCTGGTGAAGATGATGTGTGGACACAGGAATCTCCTGCCTGCTCTCCTGGGCAGGCTCTGCCAGCTTATTTATCACCAG GGTCCTTCCCTCCATGCTACTCATATTTTAGGACTGGCAGCTTTTGTGATCCACTTAAGTGAATGCAGAGCTTTAATTCCTGGAGTGGAAGccgattttggggtttctcagGCTGTTCCTGGAAAGGCCCTTTCTGTTTCAGAGTACTGGAGCTCCTTGCTTGTGTGCAGGACGGAAGAGTCCTTTGCCTTCTGCTTGAG gttttgcactgcagcagcagcttatCTGATGTGCAAGTTTTCATCCTGCTCTCATGAAGAGTTTTGTGCCTTGATTCCTCCTGGCCTGATTAAAAAG CTGCAGTACCTCGTGCCACGGCTGAGCTTGGAAGCTCGGGGAATCCTGTGTCAGGAGGCCAACACTGCCCTGAGCTGGACTTCCCTGTCCTGCCCCTCTCTGAATGACAGGAGAGCCAGCCTGTGCTTATGGAGGCAAGCACAATTCCAAGAGCTCCTGAAGGAAAAGGCATTCCAG CTATCTTTTAGGGAGTGGCTGCTGATGGAGCTGGAAGTGTGCCCTGAAAAGGacattctctctgcttcagaGAG ACAGGATTTCCATTACTGGGCCATCTATCAGAGGTACCTTcctgcaccttctgctgctggtggctgtgaTGGAGACCTGGAGAAGGCGTGTGGAGTCATCATCAACGCCATCCTGGATTCCTCACAGAG GCTGGACCTGGGTGGCTGTGGCCAGTCGAAGATGTCAGTCAGCCCCGAGATTCTCTGCAGGCTGCAG gagctggtgctggagctgaggtgCAGGCCAAAGCTGTTTCCTGGATGCTCACCTGCCCGCAGACACGTGGTGCTTGAGGTTCTCCAGGGAAGGCTGAGGGGCAGGCAGCACGGAtctgctctgggagagcagctgtggaggcagcaggagctgctgctgcacaggag GATTCTGGTCGGGCTCCCTGCATCCGCCCTGGTCACCACGTGTTGGAGAGGGAACAAAACAGTGTTGGACTGTGACAGcttcttttgttttgtgaaCTCTGAGCTG aagaaCGTCTGTTCCAGGGGGTATGCACTCTCCTACGACATCACAGCTCACTTCTTCAGG GGGCTGCTGAATGCCAGCCTGGACTGTGAGGATGCAGCAGAAGGGGTCAGCGAGGCTCTGACAACGTGTCAAACCCAGTGTCCCGTGGTGCTCCTCTCTGCAGCG TTTTGGTGGCCAAGGCTGGAGCCAGGACTTTGCTGTCAGTGGAAGAGACTCTTTGGGGCTCCACTTGCACAAGAGCTGGACAGACTGAGGGGCTGGCATGGCTCAAGTACCAG GTTCCTCTGTTCAGGGGCAGCTTTCCCTGTCTCTGACCCTCCTTGGCTCTCAGCTGCCTTCCTCCACGGTGCCATCCTGCAGCAGTCACCACGAGGACGAGGGAGACAGGCACTGGAGAGGCTGGGGACCGACGCAGAGCAG CTCCTCGTTGCTCTGCTGTTCTTCTCACTCCTGGATCTCATCTCAGCCAGAATAGCACCAAAG GAAGGAGTGGATTTTCAGACGTCTCTGGAATGGTCCCTGGAGATCCTGCAGTGCCTGGAAGAGAGGGGCACATCCTGGCCACTTCTCTTCCATTCAGCAGAGAGAG ACCCTGGGCAGTGCCGTGTCCTGCGCAGCGCGGCCTCGGACCGGCACACCCGGCTCCTGCCCCTGGCGTTCTGCAG CCTCACACCCTGCTTCCagcgggagctgctccagcgggAGCCCACCTTCCTCAGCGTGGCACTCCAGATGTacatccagctgctccagctctttgTGGAAGGGCAAGTCCTGTCACAGTCTGATCAAGACCTCACAGAGCAT GATCCCTTGGAGCTGATCTCTGCAGCCCGGCGGTTCCTGCTGGGAGCCATCCCAcactgccctgcccagagcttTGGGAGCACACAGCCG ctcctgagcGCCTGTGAAGGACTCGacccagagctggcagccacCCTTCTGCACTTCTCACGGCCTGCTGTGGACatggagctggaggaagagctggaacTGTTCTGA
- the FANCA gene encoding Fanconi anemia group A protein isoform X3 produces the protein MAGAGGRSWRDLLAGRARKRKSSLGSEAELQEAALRLLDRHQNLGDLLLEVGDSAKPDVQDGAEHQGVSPGSFIVSVLQEQASKLGVPTATLAAKNAIANVERICQDSASPSRVPLLNSDQRKRLSCLLQTVKDLLANNVFCRSLFCQEMWKMKEPPVLEAVWHLHSADIAGLAELLERSPAGPAAVEWLCSSLCGLCEQAGDIPCGDMELAQRILSDFAIVFLQNGFEQASELGRKVEFQKVSYICRAVLQRMLAWVLDAVGKEKQEDVSMVQAARFWLNVFNVSLYGSVAHPDSLRQFFRHTLTEVLTYNPVLKVSDAIQMQKEWSFTRTSPLLTALYRKLLVAFSVKESICQLQQVLETHEVNWQHVLSCVSTLVVCQAEAEQLFKDLLSHLLLKAFGNYDMENMITAFLIARQAALEGPAVFMPYSEWFKASFGNAGGHHGSSKKTLVFLFEFLSELVPFEAAPYLKVHIMYPPFVPTKHRSLLLEYITLAKTRLADLKVAIEDMGLYEDLSAADEAVQPQAQALRDVEKALQIFENTKKIPTSVIEASIFRRPYYTSWFLPALLRPRVLPKTPDGHMAFIDSLKRADKIPSNLYSTYLQACQAMKEKVLQDDSKAEPSHSKEPFEQLKAELAELRTLVVDQAQWEDVAAQLAAVSDRLRGVLGDSSEDNEAAPFNSPVQVAVPGPRLAPCHQSVVDLLLTSFCQTLLAASSFNPPDRQGPCLSLLVKMMCGHRNLLPALLGRLCQLIYHQGPSLHATHILGLAAFVIHLSECRALIPGVEADFGVSQAVPGKALSVSEYWSSLLVCRTEESFAFCLRFCTAAAAYLMCKFSSCSHEEFCALIPPGLIKKLQYLVPRLSLEARGILCQEANTALSWTSLSCPSLNDRRASLCLWRQAQFQELLKEKAFQLSFREWLLMELEVCPEKDILSASERQDFHYWAIYQRYLPAPSAAGGCDGDLEKACGVIINAILDSSQRLDLGGCGQSKMSVSPEILCRLQELVLELRCRPKLFPGCSPARRHVVLEVLQGRLRGRQHGSALGEQLWRQQELLLHRRILVGLPASALVTTCWRGNKTVLDCDSFFCFVNSELKNVCSRGYALSYDITAHFFRGLLNASLDCEDAAEGVSEALTTCQTQCPVVLLSAAFWWPRLEPGLCCQWKRLFGAPLAQELDRLRGWHGSSTRFLCSGAAFPVSDPPWLSAAFLHGAILQQSPRGRGRQALERLGTDAEQLLVALLFFSLLDLISARIAPKQEGVDFQTSLEWSLEILQCLEERGTSWPLLFHSAERDPGQCRVLRSAASDRHTRLLPLAFCSLTPCFQRELLQREPTFLSVALQMYIQLLQLFVEGQVLSQSDQDLTEHDPLELISAARRFLLGAIPHCPAQSFGSTQPLLSACEGLDPELAATLLHFSRPAVDMELEEELELF, from the exons ATGGCGGGCGCGGGCGGGAGGAGCTGGCGGGATCTGCTCG CAGGGAGAgccaggaagaggaaaagctcCCTTGGGAGcgaagcagagctgcaggaagcgGCTCTGCGGCTGCTGGATCGCCACCAGAACCTGGGTGACCTTCTCCTGGAG GTGGGAGATTCAGCCAAGCCAGATGTGCAGGATGGGGCAGAGCACCAGGGAGTGTCACCAGGGTCATTTATAG TCTCTGTTCTGCAGGAACAGGCCTCAAAACTGGGTGTGCCCACAGCAACCTTGGCAGCCAAAAATGCCATTGCCAACGTGGAGAGGATCTGCCAGGATTCTGCCAGCCCCTCAAGAGTCCCACTGCTCAACTCTGACCAGAGA AAGAGGTTGTCCTGCTTGCTTCAGACTGTGAAGGATTTGCTGGCAAACAACGTGTTCTGTCGCTCCCTCTTCTGCcaggaaatgtggaaaatgaaG GAGCCCCCGGTGCTGGAAGCCGTGTGGCACCTGCACAGTGCTGACATCGctggcctggcagagctgctggagag GAGCCCAGCAGGCCCAGCAGCAGTGGagtggctctgcagcagcctctgtggCCTCTGTGAGCAGGCTGGGGACATCCCCTGTGGGGACATGGAGCTGGCACAACGAATTCTCTCAG ACTTTGCCATCGTGTTTCTTCAGAATGGCTTTGAGCAGGCTTcggagctgggaaggaaagTGGAATTCCAGAAGGTTTCCTAT ATCTGCCGTGCTGTCTTACAGAGAATGCTGGCAT GGGTGCTTGATGCTGTTGGTAAAGAGAAGCAGGAAGATGTTTCCATGGTGCAGGCTGCGAGGTTCTG GCTGAATGTGTTCAACGTGTCACTTTATGGAAGTGTGGCTCACCCGGATTCCTTGAGGCAGTTTTTCAGACACACCCTGACTGAGGTTCTCACCTACAACCCCGTGCTGAAAG TGTCTGATGCCATCCAGATGCAGAAGGAGTGGAGCTTTACCAGGACTTCTcccctgctcacagctctgtACCGCAAG CTGTTGGTGGCATTCAGTGTGAAGGAATCCATCTGCCAGCTGCAGCAAGTCCTGGAGACCCACGAGGTGAACTGGCAGCACGTCCTGTCCTGTGTGTCCACGCTGGTGGTGTGCCAGGCTgaggctgagcagctcttcaAGG ATCTACTGAGCCATCTCCTGCTAAAGGCCTTTGGGAATTATGACATGGAAAACATGATCACTGCGTTCCTGATCGCTCGTCAGGCTGCTCTGGAGGGCCCTGCTGTCTTCATGCCTTACTCAGAGTGGTTTAAG GCTTCCTTTGGGAATGCTGGTGGCCACCATGGGAGCAGTAAGAAAACTCTGGTcttcctctttgagttcctgtCGGAGCTGGTGCCCTTTGAAGCTGCGCCGTACCTGAAG GTGCACATCATGTACCCACCTTTTGTGCCCACAAAGCACCGCTCCCTGCTCTTGGAGTACATCACCCTGGCTAAAACCCGACTGGCCGACCTCAAG GTGGCCATAGAAGACATGGGGCTCTATGAAGACCTCTCTGCTGCCGATGAGGCTGTGCAG CCCCAGGCCCAGGCACTCCGTGATGTTGAAAAGGCCCTTCAGATATTTGAAAACACAAAGAAGATCCCAACTTCTGTGATAGAAGCCAG cattttcagacGACCATATTACACTTCCTGGTTCcttccagctttgctcaggCCCCGTGTG CTCCCTAAAACCCCAGATGGACACATGGCTTTTATAGACTCCTTAAAGAG AGCTGATAAAATACCTTCAAACTTGTACTCCACATACCTGCAAGCCTGTCAGGCTATGAAAGAGAAGGTGTTACAag ATGACTccaaagcagagcccagccaTTCCAAAGAGCCTTTTGAGCAGCTGAAGGCTGAGCTAGCTGAGCTCAGGACTCTGGTTGTGGACCAGGCTCAGTGGGAAG ATGTGGCAGCTCAGCTTGCCGCGGTTTCCGACAGACTCCGCGGTGTCCTGGGTGACAGCAGCGAGGACAATGAAGCTGCTCCTTTCAATTCCCCGGTCCAAGTGGCTGTCCCAGGCCCCAGGCTGGCACCCTGCCACCAGAGC GTTGTTGATCTTCTGCTGACATCATTCTGCCAAACCCTACTAGCTGCTTCCTCTTTTAACCCTCCTGACAG GCAGGGCCCGTGCCTCTCCCTGCTGGTGAAGATGATGTGTGGACACAGGAATCTCCTGCCTGCTCTCCTGGGCAGGCTCTGCCAGCTTATTTATCACCAG GGTCCTTCCCTCCATGCTACTCATATTTTAGGACTGGCAGCTTTTGTGATCCACTTAAGTGAATGCAGAGCTTTAATTCCTGGAGTGGAAGccgattttggggtttctcagGCTGTTCCTGGAAAGGCCCTTTCTGTTTCAGAGTACTGGAGCTCCTTGCTTGTGTGCAGGACGGAAGAGTCCTTTGCCTTCTGCTTGAG gttttgcactgcagcagcagcttatCTGATGTGCAAGTTTTCATCCTGCTCTCATGAAGAGTTTTGTGCCTTGATTCCTCCTGGCCTGATTAAAAAG CTGCAGTACCTCGTGCCACGGCTGAGCTTGGAAGCTCGGGGAATCCTGTGTCAGGAGGCCAACACTGCCCTGAGCTGGACTTCCCTGTCCTGCCCCTCTCTGAATGACAGGAGAGCCAGCCTGTGCTTATGGAGGCAAGCACAATTCCAAGAGCTCCTGAAGGAAAAGGCATTCCAG CTATCTTTTAGGGAGTGGCTGCTGATGGAGCTGGAAGTGTGCCCTGAAAAGGacattctctctgcttcagaGAG ACAGGATTTCCATTACTGGGCCATCTATCAGAGGTACCTTcctgcaccttctgctgctggtggctgtgaTGGAGACCTGGAGAAGGCGTGTGGAGTCATCATCAACGCCATCCTGGATTCCTCACAGAG GCTGGACCTGGGTGGCTGTGGCCAGTCGAAGATGTCAGTCAGCCCCGAGATTCTCTGCAGGCTGCAG gagctggtgctggagctgaggtgCAGGCCAAAGCTGTTTCCTGGATGCTCACCTGCCCGCAGACACGTGGTGCTTGAGGTTCTCCAGGGAAGGCTGAGGGGCAGGCAGCACGGAtctgctctgggagagcagctgtggaggcagcaggagctgctgctgcacaggag GATTCTGGTCGGGCTCCCTGCATCCGCCCTGGTCACCACGTGTTGGAGAGGGAACAAAACAGTGTTGGACTGTGACAGcttcttttgttttgtgaaCTCTGAGCTG aagaaCGTCTGTTCCAGGGGGTATGCACTCTCCTACGACATCACAGCTCACTTCTTCAGG GGGCTGCTGAATGCCAGCCTGGACTGTGAGGATGCAGCAGAAGGGGTCAGCGAGGCTCTGACAACGTGTCAAACCCAGTGTCCCGTGGTGCTCCTCTCTGCAGCG TTTTGGTGGCCAAGGCTGGAGCCAGGACTTTGCTGTCAGTGGAAGAGACTCTTTGGGGCTCCACTTGCACAAGAGCTGGACAGACTGAGGGGCTGGCATGGCTCAAGTACCAG GTTCCTCTGTTCAGGGGCAGCTTTCCCTGTCTCTGACCCTCCTTGGCTCTCAGCTGCCTTCCTCCACGGTGCCATCCTGCAGCAGTCACCACGAGGACGAGGGAGACAGGCACTGGAGAGGCTGGGGACCGACGCAGAGCAG CTCCTCGTTGCTCTGCTGTTCTTCTCACTCCTGGATCTCATCTCAGCCAGAATAGCACCAAAG CAGGAAGGAGTGGATTTTCAGACGTCTCTGGAATGGTCCCTGGAGATCCTGCAGTGCCTGGAAGAGAGGGGCACATCCTGGCCACTTCTCTTCCATTCAGCAGAGAGAG ACCCTGGGCAGTGCCGTGTCCTGCGCAGCGCGGCCTCGGACCGGCACACCCGGCTCCTGCCCCTGGCGTTCTGCAG CCTCACACCCTGCTTCCagcgggagctgctccagcgggAGCCCACCTTCCTCAGCGTGGCACTCCAGATGTacatccagctgctccagctctttgTGGAAGGGCAAGTCCTGTCACAGTCTGATCAAGACCTCACAGAGCAT GATCCCTTGGAGCTGATCTCTGCAGCCCGGCGGTTCCTGCTGGGAGCCATCCCAcactgccctgcccagagcttTGGGAGCACACAGCCG ctcctgagcGCCTGTGAAGGACTCGacccagagctggcagccacCCTTCTGCACTTCTCACGGCCTGCTGTGGACatggagctggaggaagagctggaacTGTTCTGA